CGGCGGCAGCCAGTTTCATAGCTATCATGGCGCATCTTTTCTGCCCGCGCGAGCCAAAATGTCGTATGGATTTACTCCTTAGATTAATTTCCAACCTGTCTCGATGCGGACCAACTAAAGTTAAGCCAGCCCTTGTTTCCCTTGATTTATAACTTTCGAGAAGCTTTATAATCGATTTCCTCAAATCATCTTCATCGGTATTGATTTTGGGTCTGTAATATAAATCAAGCTTTGATTCGCTGTCAAAACCATTATAATAATCACTCACAGCTTTCTCGATAGATTCAACAAAGTTCTTCCTGGCGCCGACTATCCTTGCTCCATGCTCAACAAGCAGATTGTTCCAAGCCTCAAGCTGCTTTTCGCCATCCTTGACAACAAGTATTTCTTTTAAAAGTTTATTCCTTTGCAGGACGATTTTTCGGTAGGCTAT
This genomic window from Candidatus Zixiibacteriota bacterium contains:
- a CDS encoding DNA replication/repair protein RecF, whose product is MTIRIASDGRKKIIADGYQVLKQSELVGTSPTVFIFPEEIELTAGPASFHRQFLDLYISQYSKSYLDDLIAYRKIVLQRNKLLKEILVVKDGEKQLEAWNNLLVEHGARIVGARKNFVESIEKAVSDYYNGFDSESKLDLYYRPKINTDEDDLRKSIIKLLESYKSRETRAGLTLVGPHRDRLEINLRSKSIRHFGSRGQKRCAMIAMKLAAADYLSRIKEEPATLILDEVFAELDADKSQALIKILSNYNQVFMATAGEYKFNNNKVAKFYINNGKIGGIKNDNSN